One window of Calypte anna isolate BGI_N300 chromosome 9, bCalAnn1_v1.p, whole genome shotgun sequence genomic DNA carries:
- the EIF4E2 gene encoding eukaryotic translation initiation factor 4E type 2 isoform X6, which produces MNNKFDALKDDDSGDHDQNEENNTQKDSEKEKNDREKPQSTTKRKAVVPGPAEHPLQYNYTFWYSRRTPGRPTSSQSYEQNIKQIGTFASDDANKNGGKWIIRLRKGLASRCWENLILAMLGEQFMVGEEICGAVVSVRFQEDIISIWNKTASDQATTARIRDTLRRVLNLPPNTIMEYKTHTDSIKAWEEFHGLVNSSGR; this is translated from the exons ATGAACAACAAATTCGACGC TTTGAAAGATGATGATAGTGGAGACCATGACCAGAATGAGGAGAATAACACACAGAAAGacagtgagaaggaaaagaatgacCGGGAGAAACCACAGAGTACTACCAAGAGGAAG GCTGTTGTCCCAGGGCCAGCTGAGCACCCCTTGCAGTATAATTACACCTTTTGGTACTCCAGACGAACACCCGGGAGGCCTACCAGCTCACAGAGTTATGAACAGAACATCAAACAGATTGGCACCTTTGCCTCC GATGATGCCAACAAAAATGGTGGTAAATGGATTATCCGCCTGCGAAAGGGTTTAGCATCGCGGTGCTGGGAGAATCTCATTCTGGCAATGTTGGGAGAACAGTTTATGGTGGGGGAAGAAATCTGTGGGGCAGTCGTCTCTGTCCGATTCCAG GAGGATATTATCTCGATATGGAACAAGACAGCCAGCGACCAGGCCACGACAGCACGGATACGCGACACGTTACGAAGGGTGCTCAACCTACCTCCCAACACCATCATGGAATACAAAACGCACACTGATAGCATCAA GGCCTGGGAGGAGTTTCATGGCCTGGTGAACAGCAGTGGCCGCTGA
- the EIF4E2 gene encoding eukaryotic translation initiation factor 4E type 2 isoform X3, with translation MNNKFDALKDDDSGDHDQNEENNTQKDSEKEKNDREKPQSTTKRKAVVPGPAEHPLQYNYTFWYSRRTPGRPTSSQSYEQNIKQIGTFASVEQFWRFYSHMVRPGDLTGHSDFHLFKEGIKPMWEDDANKNGGKWIIRLRKGLASRCWENLILAMLGEQFMVGEEICGAVVSVRFQEDIISIWNKTASDQATTARIRDTLRRVLNLPPNTIMEYKTHTDSIKDNSSFRNTKITL, from the exons ATGAACAACAAATTCGACGC TTTGAAAGATGATGATAGTGGAGACCATGACCAGAATGAGGAGAATAACACACAGAAAGacagtgagaaggaaaagaatgacCGGGAGAAACCACAGAGTACTACCAAGAGGAAG GCTGTTGTCCCAGGGCCAGCTGAGCACCCCTTGCAGTATAATTACACCTTTTGGTACTCCAGACGAACACCCGGGAGGCCTACCAGCTCACAGAGTTATGAACAGAACATCAAACAGATTGGCACCTTTGCCTCC GTGGAGCAGTTCTGGAGGTTTTATAGTCACATGGTACGTCCTGGGGACCTGACAGGCCATAGTGACTTTCATCTTTTCAAAGAAGGGATCAAACCCATGTGGGAG GATGATGCCAACAAAAATGGTGGTAAATGGATTATCCGCCTGCGAAAGGGTTTAGCATCGCGGTGCTGGGAGAATCTCATTCTGGCAATGTTGGGAGAACAGTTTATGGTGGGGGAAGAAATCTGTGGGGCAGTCGTCTCTGTCCGATTCCAG GAGGATATTATCTCGATATGGAACAAGACAGCCAGCGACCAGGCCACGACAGCACGGATACGCGACACGTTACGAAGGGTGCTCAACCTACCTCCCAACACCATCATGGAATACAAAACGCACACTGATAGCATCAA GGATAATTCAAGCTTTCGAAACACAAAAATCACATTGTGA
- the EIF4E2 gene encoding eukaryotic translation initiation factor 4E type 2 isoform X1, translating into MQVSLSLLLFFISLKDDDSGDHDQNEENNTQKDSEKEKNDREKPQSTTKRKAVVPGPAEHPLQYNYTFWYSRRTPGRPTSSQSYEQNIKQIGTFASVEQFWRFYSHMVRPGDLTGHSDFHLFKEGIKPMWEDDANKNGGKWIIRLRKGLASRCWENLILAMLGEQFMVGEEICGAVVSVRFQEDIISIWNKTASDQATTARIRDTLRRVLNLPPNTIMEYKTHTDSIKAWEEFHGLVNSSGR; encoded by the exons ATGCAAGTGTCACtttctttgctccttttctttATCAGTTTGAAAGATGATGATAGTGGAGACCATGACCAGAATGAGGAGAATAACACACAGAAAGacagtgagaaggaaaagaatgacCGGGAGAAACCACAGAGTACTACCAAGAGGAAG GCTGTTGTCCCAGGGCCAGCTGAGCACCCCTTGCAGTATAATTACACCTTTTGGTACTCCAGACGAACACCCGGGAGGCCTACCAGCTCACAGAGTTATGAACAGAACATCAAACAGATTGGCACCTTTGCCTCC GTGGAGCAGTTCTGGAGGTTTTATAGTCACATGGTACGTCCTGGGGACCTGACAGGCCATAGTGACTTTCATCTTTTCAAAGAAGGGATCAAACCCATGTGGGAG GATGATGCCAACAAAAATGGTGGTAAATGGATTATCCGCCTGCGAAAGGGTTTAGCATCGCGGTGCTGGGAGAATCTCATTCTGGCAATGTTGGGAGAACAGTTTATGGTGGGGGAAGAAATCTGTGGGGCAGTCGTCTCTGTCCGATTCCAG GAGGATATTATCTCGATATGGAACAAGACAGCCAGCGACCAGGCCACGACAGCACGGATACGCGACACGTTACGAAGGGTGCTCAACCTACCTCCCAACACCATCATGGAATACAAAACGCACACTGATAGCATCAA GGCCTGGGAGGAGTTTCATGGCCTGGTGAACAGCAGTGGCCGCTGA
- the EIF4E2 gene encoding eukaryotic translation initiation factor 4E type 2 isoform X5 gives MNNKFDALKDDDSGDHDQNEENNTQKDSEKEKNDREKPQSTTKRKAVVPGPAEHPLQYNYTFWYSRRTPGRPTSSQSYEQNIKQIGTFASVEQFWRFYSHMVRPGDLTGHSDFHLFKEGIKPMWEDDANKNGGKWIIRLRKGLASRCWENLILAMLGEQFMVGEEICGAVVSVRFQEDIISIWNKTASDQATTARIRDTLRRVLNLPPNTIMEYKTHTDSIKQQLQG, from the exons ATGAACAACAAATTCGACGC TTTGAAAGATGATGATAGTGGAGACCATGACCAGAATGAGGAGAATAACACACAGAAAGacagtgagaaggaaaagaatgacCGGGAGAAACCACAGAGTACTACCAAGAGGAAG GCTGTTGTCCCAGGGCCAGCTGAGCACCCCTTGCAGTATAATTACACCTTTTGGTACTCCAGACGAACACCCGGGAGGCCTACCAGCTCACAGAGTTATGAACAGAACATCAAACAGATTGGCACCTTTGCCTCC GTGGAGCAGTTCTGGAGGTTTTATAGTCACATGGTACGTCCTGGGGACCTGACAGGCCATAGTGACTTTCATCTTTTCAAAGAAGGGATCAAACCCATGTGGGAG GATGATGCCAACAAAAATGGTGGTAAATGGATTATCCGCCTGCGAAAGGGTTTAGCATCGCGGTGCTGGGAGAATCTCATTCTGGCAATGTTGGGAGAACAGTTTATGGTGGGGGAAGAAATCTGTGGGGCAGTCGTCTCTGTCCGATTCCAG GAGGATATTATCTCGATATGGAACAAGACAGCCAGCGACCAGGCCACGACAGCACGGATACGCGACACGTTACGAAGGGTGCTCAACCTACCTCCCAACACCATCATGGAATACAAAACGCACACTGATAGCATCAA gcagcagctgcaggggtgA
- the EIF4E2 gene encoding eukaryotic translation initiation factor 4E type 2 isoform X2, producing the protein MNNKFDALKDDDSGDHDQNEENNTQKDSEKEKNDREKPQSTTKRKAVVPGPAEHPLQYNYTFWYSRRTPGRPTSSQSYEQNIKQIGTFASVEQFWRFYSHMVRPGDLTGHSDFHLFKEGIKPMWEDDANKNGGKWIIRLRKGLASRCWENLILAMLGEQFMVGEEICGAVVSVRFQEDIISIWNKTASDQATTARIRDTLRRVLNLPPNTIMEYKTHTDSIKAWEEFHGLVNSSGR; encoded by the exons ATGAACAACAAATTCGACGC TTTGAAAGATGATGATAGTGGAGACCATGACCAGAATGAGGAGAATAACACACAGAAAGacagtgagaaggaaaagaatgacCGGGAGAAACCACAGAGTACTACCAAGAGGAAG GCTGTTGTCCCAGGGCCAGCTGAGCACCCCTTGCAGTATAATTACACCTTTTGGTACTCCAGACGAACACCCGGGAGGCCTACCAGCTCACAGAGTTATGAACAGAACATCAAACAGATTGGCACCTTTGCCTCC GTGGAGCAGTTCTGGAGGTTTTATAGTCACATGGTACGTCCTGGGGACCTGACAGGCCATAGTGACTTTCATCTTTTCAAAGAAGGGATCAAACCCATGTGGGAG GATGATGCCAACAAAAATGGTGGTAAATGGATTATCCGCCTGCGAAAGGGTTTAGCATCGCGGTGCTGGGAGAATCTCATTCTGGCAATGTTGGGAGAACAGTTTATGGTGGGGGAAGAAATCTGTGGGGCAGTCGTCTCTGTCCGATTCCAG GAGGATATTATCTCGATATGGAACAAGACAGCCAGCGACCAGGCCACGACAGCACGGATACGCGACACGTTACGAAGGGTGCTCAACCTACCTCCCAACACCATCATGGAATACAAAACGCACACTGATAGCATCAA GGCCTGGGAGGAGTTTCATGGCCTGGTGAACAGCAGTGGCCGCTGA
- the EIF4E2 gene encoding eukaryotic translation initiation factor 4E type 2 isoform X4, whose protein sequence is MNNKFDALKDDDSGDHDQNEENNTQKDSEKEKNDREKPQSTTKRKAVVPGPAEHPLQYNYTFWYSRRTPGRPTSSQSYEQNIKQIGTFASVEQFWRFYSHMVRPGDLTGHSDFHLFKEGIKPMWEDDANKNGGKWIIRLRKGLASRCWENLILAMLGEQFMVGEEICGAVVSVRFQEDIISIWNKTASDQATTARIRDTLRRVLNLPPNTIMEYKTHTDSINNWFSGLSQSS, encoded by the exons ATGAACAACAAATTCGACGC TTTGAAAGATGATGATAGTGGAGACCATGACCAGAATGAGGAGAATAACACACAGAAAGacagtgagaaggaaaagaatgacCGGGAGAAACCACAGAGTACTACCAAGAGGAAG GCTGTTGTCCCAGGGCCAGCTGAGCACCCCTTGCAGTATAATTACACCTTTTGGTACTCCAGACGAACACCCGGGAGGCCTACCAGCTCACAGAGTTATGAACAGAACATCAAACAGATTGGCACCTTTGCCTCC GTGGAGCAGTTCTGGAGGTTTTATAGTCACATGGTACGTCCTGGGGACCTGACAGGCCATAGTGACTTTCATCTTTTCAAAGAAGGGATCAAACCCATGTGGGAG GATGATGCCAACAAAAATGGTGGTAAATGGATTATCCGCCTGCGAAAGGGTTTAGCATCGCGGTGCTGGGAGAATCTCATTCTGGCAATGTTGGGAGAACAGTTTATGGTGGGGGAAGAAATCTGTGGGGCAGTCGTCTCTGTCCGATTCCAG GAGGATATTATCTCGATATGGAACAAGACAGCCAGCGACCAGGCCACGACAGCACGGATACGCGACACGTTACGAAGGGTGCTCAACCTACCTCCCAACACCATCATGGAATACAAAACGCACACTGATAGCATCAA taaCTGGTTTTCAGGACTGTCACAAAGTTCTTGA